From one Micromonospora siamensis genomic stretch:
- a CDS encoding FmdB family zinc ribbon protein: MPRYEFRCRACGDTFEVNRPMAEAGTPAPCPQGHGDTVKLLSAVAVTGRGGSGPSAPAAGGGCCGGACGC, from the coding sequence ATGCCCCGGTACGAGTTCCGCTGCCGCGCCTGCGGCGACACCTTCGAGGTCAACCGGCCGATGGCCGAGGCCGGCACCCCGGCGCCCTGCCCGCAGGGGCACGGCGACACGGTCAAGCTGCTCTCCGCGGTGGCGGTCACCGGTCGGGGCGGCTCCGGCCCGTCCGCGCCCGCCGCCGGCGGCGGTTGCTGCGGTGGCGCCTGCGGTTGCTGA
- a CDS encoding lytic transglycosylase domain-containing protein yields MADGEERSTVRPLRPAAPPDGPLAGSGAAPDPTSLPRPRRPWSKPPAAEAEGADAAEPAAAERTSSTERTSIEGQPAVAEKPAIEGAAKPATGNESTADEQAADDVDPAGEVAKVVAVAPAATRRRRVPFAHAVRTRPPGRLVASASRATRDWSRRPAGRLALSGLFLLGLVAATAAAGAIVVPATAGDPRPVAVDATSAAPGSGVPQEGVLPGLPAPSGAAVSPAWPAPTGPGLPGLTPLPDATALPGATALPGATALPGATALPGATVFPGATALPGATAPPGATPSVGARPGRPADALADWARLTGIRVGISPVAVQAYGYAELVLAQTHRSCQLSWTTLAAIGYVESRHGQANGATLQPDGRAVPEIVGDPLDGKGGRSLIRDTDRGVIDGDPVYDRALGPMQFIPTTWQQVGADADNDGKVDPHDLDDAALAAGRYLCQGGRNMTIAGDWWGAILSYNDVRRYAQDVYDKANEYGLASRT; encoded by the coding sequence GTGGCGGACGGCGAGGAGCGATCGACGGTACGGCCCCTGCGACCGGCCGCGCCGCCCGACGGGCCGCTCGCCGGCTCCGGCGCGGCACCCGACCCGACGTCCCTGCCCCGACCCCGTCGCCCCTGGTCGAAGCCCCCGGCGGCCGAAGCCGAGGGGGCCGATGCGGCAGAGCCCGCCGCCGCGGAGCGGACGTCCTCCACGGAGCGGACGTCCATCGAGGGGCAGCCTGCCGTCGCGGAGAAGCCCGCCATCGAGGGCGCCGCGAAGCCCGCCACCGGAAACGAGTCGACCGCCGACGAACAGGCCGCCGACGACGTCGATCCGGCCGGTGAGGTGGCGAAGGTCGTCGCGGTCGCCCCGGCGGCCACCCGACGCCGTCGGGTGCCGTTCGCGCACGCGGTGCGCACCCGTCCGCCCGGCCGCCTGGTGGCCAGCGCGTCCCGGGCCACCCGCGACTGGTCCCGCCGGCCGGCGGGCCGGCTGGCCCTCTCCGGGCTCTTCCTGCTCGGCCTGGTCGCCGCGACGGCGGCGGCGGGCGCGATCGTGGTCCCGGCGACCGCCGGTGATCCACGCCCGGTGGCGGTGGACGCGACGTCGGCGGCGCCGGGTTCCGGCGTACCCCAGGAAGGGGTCCTGCCCGGCCTGCCGGCACCCTCGGGAGCCGCCGTGTCCCCGGCGTGGCCCGCCCCCACCGGGCCCGGCCTGCCCGGCCTCACCCCGCTCCCCGACGCCACGGCACTGCCCGGCGCGACGGCACTGCCCGGCGCCACCGCACTGCCGGGCGCGACGGCGCTGCCCGGTGCGACCGTGTTCCCCGGCGCGACCGCGCTGCCCGGCGCGACGGCACCGCCGGGCGCCACGCCCAGCGTGGGCGCGCGGCCGGGCCGGCCGGCGGACGCCCTGGCCGACTGGGCCCGGCTCACCGGCATCCGCGTCGGCATCTCGCCGGTGGCCGTGCAGGCGTACGGCTACGCGGAACTGGTGCTGGCCCAGACGCACCGCAGCTGCCAGCTGAGCTGGACCACGCTCGCCGCGATCGGGTACGTCGAGTCCCGGCACGGCCAGGCCAACGGCGCCACCCTGCAACCGGACGGCCGGGCGGTCCCCGAGATCGTCGGGGACCCCCTCGACGGAAAGGGCGGGCGCTCGCTGATCCGCGACACCGACCGGGGCGTGATCGACGGCGACCCCGTCTACGACCGCGCCCTCGGGCCGATGCAGTTCATCCCCACCACCTGGCAGCAGGTGGGCGCGGACGCCGACAACGACGGCAAGGTGGACCCGCACGACCTCGACGACGCGGCCCTGGCCGCCGGCCGTTACCTCTGCCAGGGCGGCCGGAACATGACCATCGCCGGCGACTGGTGGGGGGCGATCCTGTCCTACAACGACGTGCGCCGGTACGCCCAGGACGTCTACGACAAGGCCAACGAATACGGACTGGCCAGCCGTACGTGA
- a CDS encoding GNAT family N-acetyltransferase, protein MVREWDPRTASSDEITSLLGTLNAVLAADLPQDPPWRESSLREYLSEVMPGERRISWIAQTEPGDDGTPGDVLGHVQVLLLGGIGVLEVLVHPSARRTGLGRTLVRLAARRVWDEGFQSIGVEVVGDTPAVGFYESLGFTREYVETRSVLDLTTVEWPALAEMATGVGAGYHLEFWPGGPPEELIEAYARAKAEVRDVDDGELRPSSYDPQRLRDSLDTLHRRGMKPYIVLALHEQSGEVAGLTEVVVPAQHPTRADQYDTIVVQDHRGYGIDRAIKARMLMELRSAEPGLVEVQTWNAQANEAMLKVNAELGYRPDRDWCEYSVDVAELVHRLEGAAP, encoded by the coding sequence ATGGTGCGCGAGTGGGATCCCAGGACGGCGTCGTCCGACGAGATCACGTCGTTGCTGGGCACGCTGAACGCGGTCCTCGCGGCCGACCTCCCGCAGGACCCTCCCTGGCGGGAGAGTTCCCTGCGCGAATATCTCTCCGAGGTGATGCCCGGCGAACGGCGGATCTCCTGGATCGCCCAGACCGAGCCGGGCGACGACGGGACGCCCGGCGACGTCCTCGGGCACGTCCAGGTGCTGCTGCTGGGCGGCATCGGCGTGCTGGAGGTGCTGGTGCACCCGTCGGCGCGGCGCACCGGGCTGGGCCGCACGCTGGTCCGGCTGGCCGCCCGCCGGGTCTGGGACGAGGGCTTCCAGTCGATCGGCGTGGAGGTGGTCGGCGACACCCCGGCCGTCGGGTTCTACGAGTCGCTCGGCTTCACCCGGGAATACGTGGAGACCCGCAGCGTGCTCGACCTGACCACGGTGGAGTGGCCGGCGCTGGCCGAGATGGCCACCGGCGTCGGCGCGGGCTACCACCTCGAGTTCTGGCCCGGCGGCCCGCCGGAGGAGCTGATCGAGGCGTACGCGCGGGCCAAGGCGGAGGTGCGCGACGTCGACGACGGCGAACTGCGCCCCAGCTCGTACGACCCGCAGCGGCTGCGGGACAGCCTCGACACGCTGCACCGGCGCGGCATGAAGCCGTACATCGTGCTGGCCCTGCACGAGCAGTCGGGTGAGGTGGCCGGCCTGACCGAGGTGGTGGTGCCGGCGCAGCATCCGACCCGGGCCGACCAGTACGACACCATCGTCGTGCAGGACCACCGCGGCTACGGCATCGACCGGGCGATCAAGGCACGGATGCTGATGGAGCTGCGTTCGGCCGAGCCGGGCCTGGTCGAGGTGCAGACCTGGAACGCGCAGGCCAACGAGGCGATGTTGAAGGTCAACGCCGAGCTGGGTTACCGACCCGACCGGGACTGGTGCGAATACAGCGTGGACGTCGCCGAGCTGGTGCACCGGCTGGAGGGTGCCGCACCCTGA
- a CDS encoding lamin tail domain-containing protein, which translates to MRPRRRYAALATAAAVTLPVIGAAPGVASAAPTDLFISEYVEGSSNNKAIELYNGTGAPVDLAAGGYQLQLFFNGATTSTNIALTGTVAAGDVFVFAASSAAPAILAQADQTYGSSLYNGDDAIVLRKGSTVLDSIGQVGVDPGTEWGTGLTSTADNTLRRLPTISSGDTDPSDAFDPATQWAGFATDTFDGLGNHSVDGGGPVDAPAVLTCGGTLTLEAGATATREVTATDADDTIVDLAVTAVTPAPATGSISRTALTPATAAGGTATATLTAAGLPGGAYTVTVTATDADGGTATCNLTVQATAVLTVGEVQGGTGDDENGATDRSPLAPASGNGTSSTLYDVRGVITQKSLLRTSAGADQWGFYLQSRKGTEDGDPLTSDGLFVFTGSFKTLIGGYAPTVGDEVVLRGRVSEYFNQTQLSSASLVRKLDSDLDVDTAVQVDTATPSADAAEVARFWERHEGALVRVRAGSGTTAPRYVFASSLDSEIQVLDREDPLMKRTDPYARRSFRDAHPLDDVPGQLFDNGNPQRILIGAGGVKAAVGDNAALLPAVRTFDTLTEDAVGAVAYGFSKYTVQPTAVSFAAGAEPAANNPPRAANRDREVAVGTYNVENLYDYRDDPFDGCDFDGNSGCAGVNPPFDYVPADEAAYNTRLGKEARQIINDLHSPDLLMIQEAEDQDICSVVDGALTCGATDNADGAPDTVQELALTIAANGGPAYAAAYDRTGADARGITSAFLYRTDRLALAEATAGDPLLGAAPTVQYRAAALPSNTDVQNPKALNAVLPADVVGDTDGRNVYTRAPQVGKFTVAAAPGKSEHLTLWAIANHFSSGPDRRVAQRREQAAYGAAVIQAIEASEPQARVVYGGDLNVYPRPDDPIATAENPTPSDQLAPLYSAGMHNLWDDIVAQVPAAAYSYTYQGQAQTLDNVFVNDELHGDLVQARVAHINSDYPADTDGLGDRGASDHDPQVARFRSRASLSVGDVTVTEGDQGTKPMTFTVTVSRPLSEPATICAGTYGTSAQAGQDYDAYVGCKTLAAGQTSLTFPVAIRGDRRVEPDEKLTLLVAGVPGLQLTDPLAVGTIANDD; encoded by the coding sequence ATGCGCCCGCGCCGCAGATACGCCGCGCTCGCAACCGCCGCCGCCGTCACCCTTCCGGTGATCGGCGCGGCACCCGGCGTGGCAAGCGCCGCGCCCACCGACCTGTTCATCTCCGAGTACGTCGAGGGCTCGTCCAACAACAAGGCGATCGAGCTCTACAACGGCACCGGCGCCCCGGTCGACCTGGCCGCCGGCGGCTACCAGCTCCAGCTCTTCTTCAACGGCGCGACCACGTCGACGAACATCGCCCTGACCGGCACGGTGGCCGCCGGGGACGTCTTCGTCTTCGCCGCCTCCAGCGCCGCGCCGGCGATCCTCGCCCAGGCCGACCAGACGTACGGCTCCTCGCTGTACAACGGCGACGACGCGATCGTGCTGCGCAAGGGCTCGACGGTGCTCGACTCGATCGGTCAGGTGGGCGTCGACCCGGGCACCGAGTGGGGCACCGGGCTCACCAGCACCGCCGACAACACGCTGCGCCGGCTGCCGACGATCAGCTCCGGCGACACCGACCCGTCGGACGCCTTCGACCCGGCCACCCAGTGGGCCGGCTTCGCCACCGACACCTTCGACGGGCTGGGCAACCACAGCGTCGACGGTGGCGGCCCGGTGGACGCCCCGGCCGTGCTCACCTGCGGCGGCACCCTCACCCTGGAGGCGGGCGCCACGGCGACCCGGGAGGTGACCGCCACCGACGCCGACGACACCATCGTGGACCTGGCCGTCACCGCGGTCACCCCCGCCCCGGCCACCGGCTCGATCAGCCGTACCGCCCTCACCCCGGCCACCGCGGCCGGCGGCACCGCGACCGCGACGCTCACCGCGGCCGGGCTCCCCGGCGGCGCGTACACGGTCACCGTGACCGCGACGGACGCCGACGGCGGCACCGCCACCTGCAACCTCACCGTGCAGGCCACCGCCGTGCTGACGGTCGGCGAGGTGCAGGGCGGCACCGGTGACGACGAGAACGGCGCCACGGACCGGTCGCCGCTCGCCCCGGCCAGCGGCAACGGCACCAGCTCCACCCTGTACGACGTCCGCGGCGTGATCACCCAGAAGTCGCTCCTGCGCACCTCGGCCGGGGCCGACCAGTGGGGCTTCTACCTGCAGAGTCGCAAGGGCACCGAGGACGGCGACCCGCTGACCTCGGACGGCCTCTTCGTCTTCACCGGCTCGTTCAAGACCCTGATCGGCGGCTACGCGCCGACCGTCGGCGACGAGGTGGTGCTGCGCGGCCGGGTGTCGGAGTACTTCAACCAGACCCAGCTCTCCAGTGCGTCGCTGGTGCGCAAGCTGGACTCCGACCTCGACGTGGACACCGCCGTCCAGGTGGACACCGCCACCCCGTCGGCCGACGCGGCCGAGGTGGCCCGGTTCTGGGAGCGGCACGAGGGCGCCCTGGTGCGGGTCCGCGCGGGCAGCGGGACCACCGCGCCCCGGTACGTCTTCGCGTCCTCCCTCGACTCGGAGATCCAGGTGCTGGACCGGGAGGACCCGCTGATGAAGCGGACCGACCCGTACGCCCGCCGGTCCTTCCGGGACGCCCACCCGCTGGACGACGTCCCGGGCCAGCTGTTCGACAACGGCAACCCGCAGCGGATCCTGATCGGCGCCGGCGGGGTCAAGGCCGCCGTCGGTGACAACGCGGCGCTGCTGCCGGCCGTCCGTACCTTCGACACGCTCACCGAGGACGCCGTCGGCGCCGTCGCGTACGGCTTCAGCAAGTACACGGTCCAGCCCACGGCGGTCTCCTTCGCCGCGGGCGCCGAGCCGGCGGCGAACAACCCGCCGCGGGCGGCGAACCGGGACCGGGAGGTCGCGGTGGGGACCTACAACGTGGAGAACCTGTACGACTACCGGGACGACCCGTTCGACGGCTGCGACTTCGACGGCAACTCCGGCTGCGCCGGGGTGAACCCGCCGTTCGACTACGTGCCGGCCGACGAGGCGGCGTACAACACCCGGCTCGGCAAGGAGGCGCGGCAGATCATCAACGACCTGCACAGCCCCGATCTGCTGATGATCCAGGAGGCCGAGGACCAGGACATCTGCTCGGTCGTCGACGGCGCGCTGACCTGCGGCGCCACCGACAACGCCGACGGCGCCCCGGACACGGTCCAGGAACTCGCCCTCACCATCGCCGCCAACGGTGGCCCGGCCTACGCCGCGGCGTACGACCGGACCGGCGCGGACGCCCGGGGCATCACCTCGGCGTTCCTGTACCGTACCGACCGGCTGGCGCTGGCGGAGGCCACCGCCGGTGACCCGCTGCTCGGCGCCGCCCCCACCGTGCAGTACCGCGCGGCGGCGCTGCCGTCGAACACCGACGTGCAGAACCCGAAGGCACTCAACGCGGTGCTGCCCGCCGACGTGGTGGGCGACACGGACGGCAGGAACGTCTACACCCGGGCCCCGCAGGTCGGGAAGTTCACCGTGGCGGCGGCCCCGGGGAAGAGCGAGCACCTCACCCTCTGGGCGATCGCCAACCACTTCTCGTCCGGCCCGGACCGTCGGGTGGCGCAGCGGCGCGAGCAGGCCGCGTACGGAGCGGCCGTGATCCAGGCCATCGAGGCGAGCGAGCCGCAGGCCCGGGTGGTCTACGGCGGGGACCTGAACGTCTACCCCCGCCCGGACGACCCGATCGCGACGGCCGAGAACCCGACCCCGTCGGACCAGCTCGCGCCGCTGTACTCCGCCGGAATGCACAACCTGTGGGACGACATCGTCGCGCAGGTGCCGGCGGCGGCGTACTCGTACACCTACCAGGGGCAGGCGCAGACGCTGGACAACGTGTTCGTCAACGACGAGCTGCACGGTGACCTGGTGCAGGCCCGGGTGGCGCACATCAACTCCGACTACCCGGCCGACACCGACGGTCTCGGTGACCGGGGGGCCAGCGACCACGACCCGCAGGTCGCCCGGTTCCGTTCCCGGGCGTCGCTGAGCGTCGGCGACGTCACGGTGACCGAGGGCGACCAGGGCACGAAGCCGATGACCTTCACGGTGACGGTGTCCCGGCCGCTCTCCGAGCCGGCCACGATCTGCGCCGGCACGTACGGCACCTCTGCGCAGGCCGGCCAGGACTACGACGCGTACGTCGGTTGCAAGACCCTGGCCGCCGGCCAGACCTCGCTGACCTTCCCGGTGGCCATCCGCGGTGACCGGCGGGTCGAGCCCGACGAGAAGCTGACCCTGCTGGTGGCCGGTGTGCCCGGCCTCCAGCTGACCGACCCGCTCGCCGTGGGCACGATCGCCAACGACGACTGA